From Myxococcales bacterium, the proteins below share one genomic window:
- a CDS encoding DUF2313 domain-containing protein gives MPNIIQPLPTKEGAIGDLARQLLRLLGPAYPAADNSLNAADAINLGRGISDARDTNAASLNEAFPDTALYLLSEWETMLGLPVSSGRLTTTERRAALLARWRTRFSGSPDSIISALTPLNSDTPPTMRETVAIESTA, from the coding sequence ATGCCCAACATCATCCAGCCGCTCCCGACGAAAGAGGGCGCGATCGGCGACCTTGCGCGCCAGCTCCTGCGACTGCTCGGCCCCGCGTACCCCGCGGCCGACAACTCGCTGAACGCGGCCGACGCGATCAACCTGGGGCGCGGCATCAGCGACGCGCGCGACACCAACGCGGCTTCGCTCAACGAAGCCTTCCCTGACACCGCGCTCTATCTCTTGAGCGAGTGGGAGACGATGCTCGGGCTCCCTGTGAGCTCGGGCCGTCTCACGACGACGGAGCGCCGCGCCGCGCTCCTCGCCCGGTGGCGCACGCGGTTCTCGGGCTCGCCTGACTCCATCATCAGCGCCCTGACGCCGCTCAACAGCGACACGCCCCCGACGATGCGGGAGACGGTCGCCATCGAGTCGACGGCC